From the genome of Planctomycetia bacterium:
CAGTCAAACCGCAACGGGCCATCACTTTCTGGCCTTCAGCGAAATTCGTTTTCACCCGCCAGGCAGCCCATGCTGAAAGTAAGAGTGCAGGCGCCAGGAAATAAAGGTACTGCAGATCATTCATTTCGAAACCTCAACGGTATTCTCCTGTCAGCGCAGTTTAGCCAGTTTACAAATTCCGGGGAAAAATCGAAACATCAGACCGCCGAACGCCCCCGTTTCACTACAGCCGTTCAAGTTTGCGTAGCTTTACAGCCGATAAGAAAGTGGGATACTCTCGGGAGGTGGTAGCATGAAGTCGTATCGTCAAACCAGCGCCTACTGGTTGTCGTGTTTCATGCTGTGCTTCACATCTATCGGTCTGGCTCAGACGACCTCGCTGGGTACGGTAAGTTTTCCATTGAATAAGCCGAAGGCTCCGGTGGAGTCCGTCACTGACTGGTCCAAAACAGTCATTCATACTGCCAACACCGCCTGGGCTGAAACCAATGCAGCGCAGCGCGAAAAGCTGCTCAATGCCTGGGCCGAAGCAACACCTTCCCAGATGGCTTACCTCACACGAGTGCTGCAGCAGAATCAGCCAGCTGAAACCGCTCAAACCATTCAGACATTGAAAGAACTCTTTGGCATCATTCGCCGCATCACCTGGCAACCAGCCGATGTGCCTGCCATGCAACGCGTGGTAGCTGCCTGGGTAGTAGTCGTACCGCCATTAGTGAAACGAATTCCTTCAACCGAGCTTTCCTCCCACCAGCGACGCAATCTGGAACAGGTCCTGCTCGATCTTGCATTACTAAGCCGTGAAGGCCCGTTGGCTTCACCCGTAGCCCGACAAACCTGGCAAGCTGAAGTCAAGACTCTCGCAACCATGCTTCAGCATTCCAAACATTCTGTGCGACTGGTCGCCTTGAGTGTGCTCGAAGCTCTGGGCAGCGATGCTGCAGATGCAAAGGAACAGGTAACCAAGGCACTCAACGATAGTGATTGCTTTGTTCGCTGGGTTGCTGTACGAACCGTGCAGGCTCTGGGGCTGACAGAATCCGCTCGCCAGCAATTAACCAAGCTGGAAAACGATTCCGATTCACAGGTCCGTCAGGCAGTGTTGGCAGCTTTGCAGAAACCTGTTACTGGCAATGATGCAGCAATGGAACTCAAGAGTGTTCCAACCTCAACAAAAACTGAAGTGGTTCAGCAGTCCGTGGTAACATCGGTGCCTGCGAAACCAGCAGAAAGCTTGACGAATGTTGAGACACCGAAGCCTGCACTGACCATCAGGGAAGAGACCAAACTGGAGATTCCCAAGATGGAAGTTCCAGCCAGAATCGAAGTCCCGGCAAAGCTGGAAATACCCAAGGTCGAAGTCCCTGCGGTTGAATCCAGACCAATGCCTAAGCCAGCCATGAAAGTCGAAACATCGTCACCAGCGAAACCCGCGCCGTTGACTGCGCTTCCGGTCCAAAGGCAAATCCCGGTCAGAAAACCAGTAGCTAAAGAACTACCTGCAACCAGTTCGCCAATGTTTGGCCCGGCTCCAACTCCTGTATCACAAACATCAACCCGGCCTACAGTTCAGCAGACCGCTGCCGTGGCTCCTGTCAACTCTCCTGCTCCGGTAAAGCCTGCACCGACATCGCTCTGGCTCTCCAGGCTGCGACAAGGTTCGGTGGAGCAGCAGGTAAACGCTGTCATGGAACTAGGTAAACTGGGTGCATCTGCCAGCGATGCCATTCCAGTGCTGTCTGAATTCCTGCTGCGAGGCGATGTCGCTGTCCGCCGTGAAATCCCACTGGCTCTGGCCAAAATGGGCAAACCTGCCCGCATGGCAACAGCCGTTCTCGAACGGGCCTTGCAGGATCAGGATACCGATGTCAAAGTCAACGCCGCACGTGCGTTACTGGAACTTTCCGAATAGCAAAACTGCTCTCGCCAATTTCGAAAAGACCTGCTATCTGGCAGGCGTGAATTGGCTTTGGTTCGTGTCTGGAGTCGGTCATGCGTATAGTTGTGTTACATGGCATGGTGTTGGCTGTTCTGTCGCTGTTCGCCAGCCAGGTTCAAGCTCAATTGTTCAAAGCCAAACCTATTGCAGTGGTCAATGGCCAGGCGATTGATCGTGATGAATGGGAAGCAGCAGTAAAGCGTTTGCCGCCTCCACCGCCCAATATCAGTGCCGAGGCGAAAAAAGGCGCTGCCATGCAGGTGCTGGCACTGATGATTGATGATGTTCTGCTTCGACAGTATCTCAACAAACAGGTTCCACCACCCAGCGCCGCCGATATTCAGCAGAAATTGACACAACTCGAAACAGCACTGCGTGCCAACAAGAAAACACTGGCTGATTACTACCGCGAAACAGGGCTCAACGACGAAAAACTCCGCTCCGGCATTTCCGCAGAAACTCAGTGGCAGCTGTTCCTGTCCAAACGCATTTCCCACGATGACCTCAAAAAATACTATGAAGACAACAAGGACATGTTCGACGGAGCCAGGATTCGCGTCTCACACATTGTTTATACGATCCCGCCCGGCAATGCTCAGGCTGAAGCTGCAGGCAAGCAGGCAATGGAAAACGTGAGACTGAATCTTCTCAAAGGCGCTGACTTTGCAGGCTTGGCTAAACAGTATTCACACGACAAGACCAGCGCTGAACGGGGCGGAGATCTCGGCTGGTTCCCACCACGCAAGGCTGATCCCGATCAGTTCATCCGAACTGCATCCAGCATGAAGAAAGGCGAAGTCAGCGGACTGGTGCGTACCGATTATGGCTTGCACATCATTCAGGTAGCAGATTTCCAGCCTGGCAAAACCAGCACTTACGATGAAGTCAAGGAATCAGTCAGAGATGTGTATGCCGATGAGTTGAAGGTAGCCATCATCCTGCAGCAACGCCGCGACGCCAAGATCGAAATCAATGACTGACAGTTTGTAGTCATCACTCTCCGAGTGATGACCCGGCGGTGAACGTCAATCGCGGTTGGTCAAAATGCCAAGCGAAGCCCTGATGTTTGTCAGGGCTACTTCATTCTCGGTAATCGTTTCTTAGACTACAAGGTGCCCACGCATGTGAAGTCATGCTGATGGGTGCCACGGTTTGCGTGTACCTGCGCTCACCGTGCCAATTCACCGCATTGTTAATTTTTGCGGGCTAACTGAGCATGCGCTGGCTGTCGAACGGGCTATCATTCCTGCTGATTCTTTTAGTACGAGCCTACCAACTCGTACTCAGTCCGATCTTTGGCGGCCAGTGTCGCTTTTACCCCAGTTGCAGCCGGTACATGATCATGGCTATTCAGAAGCACGGCCCGATTCGTGGCACCGGCAAAGGCCTCTGGCGACTCTGCAAATGCCATCCCTGGCACCCCGGCGGATTTGATTATCCGTGAGATAATTCAGTTAACTTTCACTGACACTCGCAAATAGTGCATCTACTGATTGCTGGGATGTCCTTCTATCATCTTTTAATTTCATCAGTGCAGTCATGATTTCAGCACTGGACCATTTGCCGAGTGTACCCTGTTTGGCCTGCAATTGTCTGGCTTGCTGTAATTGCCTGTTCAGCGTCGAAGCAAATTCAAGGCGATTCCGGGAAGTTTGATTGTCACCGCTCGATAACATCATGGCGGATCCACCCCCACCAAGGTTCGCAGGCTGCTTCAGTTTCCGCTTGGAATAGCCTTCAAAAGCGCCAATATCTACACCTGCTCCACTGGGGCGACTTGCTCCGACAATATCGCTCGGCGGTGCAAAGCTCAAGATGCCACTGTCCTTTGCCACACTGGTTAGAGACAGCCGGTAATCGTTAATACCGACATTGAGGAACAATGCCCCGGGCGTCGAAAGGAACGAGTGCGTATCCTGACCAGTATTGGATTGCCAGGCGCTTTGCGTAATCACCGTGCTTCCACCATTAATGGAAAACCGGTTCATCGTAACATTGTAATCGCTGGTGAAACCCAGCAGGCTGTCAGCGGAAATGGTAATCGATCCACGGAAACTGTGTGCACTATAGAAGATGTTGTTCCGCAGCGTGTTGCCGGTGCTTCCATTGGAAATGTTCATCGCCCAGCGGCCATCGGATGCCACCAGCACCGTATTGTTCACCACCAGGTTGTTGGTAGAGGGTGCTCCACC
Proteins encoded in this window:
- a CDS encoding peptidylprolyl isomerase, coding for MRIVVLHGMVLAVLSLFASQVQAQLFKAKPIAVVNGQAIDRDEWEAAVKRLPPPPPNISAEAKKGAAMQVLALMIDDVLLRQYLNKQVPPPSAADIQQKLTQLETALRANKKTLADYYRETGLNDEKLRSGISAETQWQLFLSKRISHDDLKKYYEDNKDMFDGARIRVSHIVYTIPPGNAQAEAAGKQAMENVRLNLLKGADFAGLAKQYSHDKTSAERGGDLGWFPPRKADPDQFIRTASSMKKGEVSGLVRTDYGLHIIQVADFQPGKTSTYDEVKESVRDVYADELKVAIILQQRRDAKIEIND
- a CDS encoding HEAT repeat domain-containing protein, encoding MKSYRQTSAYWLSCFMLCFTSIGLAQTTSLGTVSFPLNKPKAPVESVTDWSKTVIHTANTAWAETNAAQREKLLNAWAEATPSQMAYLTRVLQQNQPAETAQTIQTLKELFGIIRRITWQPADVPAMQRVVAAWVVVVPPLVKRIPSTELSSHQRRNLEQVLLDLALLSREGPLASPVARQTWQAEVKTLATMLQHSKHSVRLVALSVLEALGSDAADAKEQVTKALNDSDCFVRWVAVRTVQALGLTESARQQLTKLENDSDSQVRQAVLAALQKPVTGNDAAMELKSVPTSTKTEVVQQSVVTSVPAKPAESLTNVETPKPALTIREETKLEIPKMEVPARIEVPAKLEIPKVEVPAVESRPMPKPAMKVETSSPAKPAPLTALPVQRQIPVRKPVAKELPATSSPMFGPAPTPVSQTSTRPTVQQTAAVAPVNSPAPVKPAPTSLWLSRLRQGSVEQQVNAVMELGKLGASASDAIPVLSEFLLRGDVAVRREIPLALAKMGKPARMATAVLERALQDQDTDVKVNAARALLELSE
- the yidD gene encoding membrane protein insertion efficiency factor YidD; translation: MRWLSNGLSFLLILLVRAYQLVLSPIFGGQCRFYPSCSRYMIMAIQKHGPIRGTGKGLWRLCKCHPWHPGGFDYP